Part of the Labilibaculum antarcticum genome, TCTTTCATTATATAACAACTCCTCTTGCCATCTTTTAATATCCTCATCGAATTGTTTGGCATTTACCTGATCAGCCTTCTCTTTCAATAGTTCAAGTTCAGGAATAATATAATTTCGAATATGGGATTCGGTGTACATAAAAGTACTTTCGACCTTATCTATATCCCATGCTACTAGAGTATCTTTTACCACCTGATTTGTATTCCAATCAAAGTCAATAGCATCGGCAAGTGAATAACCTATGGAATAGGTCACACCTATAAAAACATCCCCCGCATCTCCTAATACTTTATCTGAATCTGCGGTACTAAATTCTTCCGTTGCGGTTAGAGATACTTTTTTACCTGTAATTGTTTCACTTTCGGTAATTCTATAAAAATCACCGTGACCATAATAATATCCCCCAACATCAATAGACACTTCGCCCCCAACCGAAAGACCAACGCTAGCAACACAACCCAATTGCTCAGAAGTTTGTGTCCCATCTCCTCTAGACGACATTATATTTTGTGTGATAAATGTTGTGAAAGTTGAATCTTTTTTCAAAAAAGAATAGCTATTATCCCCAGGAGGATCCCGTAGTACCCAATGCACTAATTCTGGCGATGTATTATAGAATGCAGGCTCCCTTGGACTGTATCCAGTTACAAGCACCCATTGATCTATATTTGTAGTTTCTTGTCCGACATCTGCACGAACATTCAATTTCTTTTGATAGGGATGCTCTACCGGATAATCATATACATTCGGAATTCCCGGAACTAATGCATAATAAGCAATTCCAGTAGAATCCATCTCAAGCTCCACTGCTCCTTCTGCATTATCGCTTATTTCATCAATAATAGTCAACATTCCACTCTTTACATGACAGGTTGTATCTTCCCATCCTTGTATGACCTCAATTCTCACTTCTTTCCAAAATTTTTGTTTCCAAATTGGAATATTATAATCTCCACCTCCAAAATCCGATAATTGACTTAGATGAATTTCAGGTGGATTTCTAAAAATAAAATTATTCGTAATTGTACATTTACTTAAATCAACAGAATCCAGCATAAAATAATTAAGAATAACTTCATTTGCAGGATCTAGTGCCACCAAACCAATGGTATATTTTTGCGCAGGCAAGTTAATTTCGAAATATCCCACATTGTTAGTCCGAATTATCGTATCGGGAAAACACCCTGCATTTTCATCAACACTTTTTATCTGAAGATCAGCAATGCCAATAAACGCATCGCAAGGCCCCAACACAAATCCTTTTAACATATTAGTTTGCAGATCATAGAAATCAATTCCTGTACTATCTTTTGATACTACTAAATTTATCTTTGCAGGCTCGAAATTATGTGCAAATGTAGAATCACTAAAAACTGGTTTAATTTCGTAATCTCCTTGCTCCTCTATTGCGAGTGAAAAAGCACCCATATTATTAGTAAATACTCCTGTTGGAATGCTATTTTTAATTATTTCTACTCCCTCAACACCACAGTCTGTATTCGCAAATTTTATTTTTCCCCTTAATGTAAATGAGGTTGTATCGGTAAAGTTGATAATATCCAATATTGGAGCAAGCAAATGAATGCTATCCGTAAAAGTTTCTGGAATAAAACCATGATTTCCCTTACTTGGAGTTAACTTAAACTTTGCTCCTTTATAATAATAAATATTTTCAAATTCAAAATATCCACTTGCATTAGTTGTTGCATAATTTGATACTGTATCCCCCTGAGGAATAGAATCCAACCTATCTATTCGTACTTGAACATCCGTTATTCCTGCTCCTCCAGGTGCTTTTATATAACCAGAGATATTACCATTAGATTTTTTCTTTCCTTCAGCCGTTCCCGTTTTAAATATTACGTTATCTTTAAACGGCTTAACCAAATAAGAATATGTATACCCCGGGATACCATCAAAATCTTCACAACTACTTCCAGTTGGATTATCAATCGTTTTTATAGTAATACTACTCCCTCCATCATTCCTTTCTATTGCATATTTTGTAGCACCAATTACATTTGCTACATTCCACTCGATAAGCACTCTATCGGAGAAATCATTTGAAGCAGATACTCCAAGATCAAATATTTTCCCCTTATCTTCCACTTTTATAGATTCACTATCCCAGCTTAAGGTATCCGAATCAAATTTGGAATAAGTTGTAACTGCATACGCATATTCCACTCCTGTCTCAACATTTGAATCATTCCATTCAAATACGTCCGAATTAACTGTTTGAACCAATTCTTCATTTCGGTAAATTTTATACTTGTAATAGTCAGGCGGAACATCTGTATCACTGGAATCCCATTTTAAATTTATTTTAGAATCAAACTCTTCATCACTTGCAGATAAAGTTCCTGGTGGCTTTATTCGTGGCAAAGATGTTGTGACCGAGTCATCAGCAATTAAAGGATAATGATCACATTCCCATGCTCCTCTGTAACGCCCCCAAAAATAGTAAGTTTCTGTGGTCCCTGGTCCCTGAGCATACCAATGATCAGTACCTTCATATTTAAACTCAAAATTTCTATCGTGATTTATTATTCCAATATCAAAGATTGTAGGATCAGCCCTGTAGTTGGTCAAACTTGTATACACAAATAAATCATAAGGTGTACCGCATTTATTATAATGCTTCGCCCACTGAAGATAAACATAGTAATCACTCTGCATCGGATCTGCTTTAAATTCTACACCTAAAGCTGAAATTTTAACCCCGGATTGATCTACTTGAGCAAATACTAGCCCAAACCAAAATAGATACAATACACTTAAGTAAAGTTTTTTCATAACAAAATAGTTGTTAAAAAGTCAAAATATTGAATGAAGTAGTATCTGCTGGAGGCAGATAGGAGATGGAAGCAAGAAACTTCTTCTCGTGAGAGATATAGGCTTCCAATAATAATGGAAGTTGGCTCTTTGTATTTTTAGTTAAAACACCTAATCGTATGCAATTTTTTATTTCTCTTAAAAAGATACTGTTTAACTCAATAATTATTTCCTTTGCAAGGAATACTAAGACTTGCCTCTTGAAAGAAAGCATAATATACAACATTAAGACTTGATCTACAATAAATTAATAGCGTTATTTACATCACATATTTAGCAGTCCCCAACTTATACTTCACATTTATAAGTCGATAATATCTTTATAAATGCAAATATTTATTCCATAAAAGTCGGTAAAACTTCGATCACTTTAATGTAAGATACAGACGCAAAAATGGTGGGAAGGAAAAAAAATAATTTAACTTTTTGATCAAATTCAAAGCATCCTCATTTGTGAGGATAAGAAAAATTAACAATATTTTTTTACAGGATATTTTTCATCTGATTATAATTTGTTTTTGATTTGCCATATGGAACTTACCATGCTGGAGTAATCATCTTCCTGAGTGTCAAAATCGCTTTGGGATGGACGTTTCATGAAATTATGCCCATGTAATGACTCTTACTTAAATAATGACAGGGGAGTACGAAGATGACACTAAATTTTATTCGGAGTCTCAACTATAGTAAGTGCCTGAAATTATTATGTATGCAGCAATACCGTGAAAATTCCTTTTGGTTGTGCAGCTCCTACTTTAAAGACAGAGAGCCGATTTGGAAAA contains:
- a CDS encoding thrombospondin type 3 repeat-containing protein, whose translation is MKKLYLSVLYLFWFGLVFAQVDQSGVKISALGVEFKADPMQSDYYVYLQWAKHYNKCGTPYDLFVYTSLTNYRADPTIFDIGIINHDRNFEFKYEGTDHWYAQGPGTTETYYFWGRYRGAWECDHYPLIADDSVTTSLPRIKPPGTLSASDEEFDSKINLKWDSSDTDVPPDYYKYKIYRNEELVQTVNSDVFEWNDSNVETGVEYAYAVTTYSKFDSDTLSWDSESIKVEDKGKIFDLGVSASNDFSDRVLIEWNVANVIGATKYAIERNDGGSSITIKTIDNPTGSSCEDFDGIPGYTYSYLVKPFKDNVIFKTGTAEGKKKSNGNISGYIKAPGGAGITDVQVRIDRLDSIPQGDTVSNYATTNASGYFEFENIYYYKGAKFKLTPSKGNHGFIPETFTDSIHLLAPILDIINFTDTTSFTLRGKIKFANTDCGVEGVEIIKNSIPTGVFTNNMGAFSLAIEEQGDYEIKPVFSDSTFAHNFEPAKINLVVSKDSTGIDFYDLQTNMLKGFVLGPCDAFIGIADLQIKSVDENAGCFPDTIIRTNNVGYFEINLPAQKYTIGLVALDPANEVILNYFMLDSVDLSKCTITNNFIFRNPPEIHLSQLSDFGGGDYNIPIWKQKFWKEVRIEVIQGWEDTTCHVKSGMLTIIDEISDNAEGAVELEMDSTGIAYYALVPGIPNVYDYPVEHPYQKKLNVRADVGQETTNIDQWVLVTGYSPREPAFYNTSPELVHWVLRDPPGDNSYSFLKKDSTFTTFITQNIMSSRGDGTQTSEQLGCVASVGLSVGGEVSIDVGGYYYGHGDFYRITESETITGKKVSLTATEEFSTADSDKVLGDAGDVFIGVTYSIGYSLADAIDFDWNTNQVVKDTLVAWDIDKVESTFMYTESHIRNYIIPELELLKEKADQVNAKQFDEDIKRWQEELLYNERLKNDASIENNFSFSAGTKHDFTSTCQRDSVDTHIVKDAWDVNWNAGYAGVISGCSWEVGYQGSYYHHTVNDTTIEQASSLTTGYHLEDDDPGDEFSVYIKSDSYYGTPVFELFAGTSSCPWEKGTQPREGVHLLSDIYYQYLEDPEDTAVFKLTLGNTSQSDEEREYNLLFLQESNPDGAIISLGGSQVQGGIPTPYTIPAGGSVDQTITVNRGPSAYAYNNLRFVLVSPCDGAISDEVAISVIYESPCSEITLAKPFDNWLINNTGGDVLNVSFLDYDLGQMNQVEIQYAESLANNWIPDVIFDKSQLEENAGSYEMSFVNIPDGAYDIRAMVKCESGVNYSEIKSGTVDRTPPHVYGLPEPSDAVLDNGDIISVTFDETINGNRISADQISLKDIDSGYEFDLQFGVSGDKLIILPDVTGLTIEDNTLMASVTGVEDMYGNKSDTFTWTFTVANAQNLSGGDDPDEDDILTSDDNCPLAYNPGQEDEDEDGEGDVCDSDIDDDDILNENDNCPFTPNSDQEDTDQDMIGDLCDPDMDGDGILNDEDNCPLTVNRNQKDYNSDGIGDACQPVGIEELEISEGFELFPNYPNPFNDITTIKYAVPKTCYVKVGIINAVGQTIRILQSEMVDSGTYELVWNRNECLTGIYFYSIDVWDVNNDFLFSDVKKMIIMR